A single region of the Solwaraspora sp. WMMD791 genome encodes:
- a CDS encoding adenylate/guanylate cyclase domain-containing protein: MTCAVCGTVPVPGARFCHNCGAALPAAAFLPAAERRVVTVLFGDLSDFTSWSEDLDPERVGAVTDRVLAALAGAVKTFGGHVDKLTGDGIMAVFGAPVAHEDDAERAVRAALSMQRAVRRVLDDERGGGAPLGLRVGLNTGDVVAGIQAAIEYTVIGDTVNTAARLADAAAIGAVYAGASTETATRHVAAWRRLRPLRLKGKRAPVEAYELLGLHDAPGTRSGIGDQAPFVGREAEVGRLAGRLTEVIDNGEPRVLVLTAEAGIGKSRFAAEVERYAAGYDVGTGRYAAPTGARVLSVRCAAFGERRRLAPLADLVRIAAGLPRDGSTAVTRAVVEERLRRLGHRLTRLSPQPPTIAVDLLLNLLGYADPPTAHPSSGPADLTADAPVLDAEAIPGAVADLLSALARETPLLVVVDDLHDALPETVEALGETLSRLTGPVLVLLLGRPELVRTTAGALNRVADAEVHALPPLRGADAARLLTSYLGGGRLPQPDVDRLLATAQGNPFYLAELVTLLIERGALTRTGPVPGDGAADDVDWRLVPGSLSSRLLSRDLAAVLAARIDALPADARSVLRDASVVGDVVPEGTLEALRDRRDGRPAAVVAVELARAVEELLQRRMLRRTRTGYAFPTPLMREAAYAGIGKADLAERHACLARWADTVESLALRDAFIAEHAERAVGLAEAVGLRPDSPARTVAAIGVAALGRAARKAIAGGEPQLAVEYAERATALGGESVPKVDRLVYARALLQTGRPADALADAEKVFANAADDATARTGALLVAGRAHRALGDATRATATWREALQVATEVGLPAERAEAMRRLGMADFLAGRLSRASSRFAAAYQVNLAAGDLRGQAWSLQSLAWVTTTRGDFAGADAVLGRAARLFAELDDPVGRAWLRGTTAFARLLSGRLADARRLAQVFLPFGERVGEAWAVGTLRAVEAFAAAELGELAEADQSARRAYRDFDSAADDWGRGFALLARGAVARGLGERDHASDLLSDALAQGERIDHPLLIAMAGTLCGFVALERGEIDEAQRLAQSVLTSVEPHNPLAAVQVAPRVLLASARLAAGDAATAVGLLAPIATAAGSPAVLFSRRQALARYASALLADGQPEPALHWARRALHAAAEDVRSRVIALGVLATALAATGDGTAARLAADQAVTLAYATEQVSERATAEQIRSAVDGTPGAERSPDPTMWVGPSGS; encoded by the coding sequence GTGACCTGCGCGGTCTGCGGCACCGTCCCGGTGCCCGGTGCCCGGTTCTGCCACAACTGCGGTGCGGCGCTGCCGGCCGCCGCGTTCCTACCGGCCGCCGAACGCCGGGTGGTCACGGTGCTCTTCGGTGACCTGTCCGACTTCACCTCCTGGTCGGAGGATCTCGACCCGGAGCGGGTCGGCGCGGTGACCGACCGGGTGCTGGCCGCCCTGGCCGGTGCGGTCAAGACCTTCGGCGGGCACGTCGACAAGCTGACCGGCGACGGGATCATGGCGGTCTTCGGTGCCCCGGTGGCGCACGAGGACGACGCGGAACGCGCCGTCCGGGCCGCGCTGAGCATGCAGCGGGCGGTGCGGCGGGTGCTCGACGACGAACGCGGTGGCGGGGCCCCGCTCGGCCTGCGGGTCGGGCTGAACACCGGCGACGTGGTGGCCGGCATCCAGGCGGCCATCGAGTACACGGTGATCGGCGACACGGTCAACACCGCCGCTCGGCTGGCCGACGCCGCCGCGATCGGTGCGGTGTACGCGGGGGCCAGCACTGAGACCGCGACCCGGCACGTGGCAGCCTGGCGGCGGCTGCGTCCGCTGCGGCTCAAGGGCAAACGGGCCCCGGTCGAGGCGTACGAACTGCTCGGCCTGCACGACGCACCCGGTACCCGGTCCGGCATCGGCGACCAGGCACCGTTCGTCGGTCGGGAGGCCGAGGTGGGCCGGCTGGCCGGCCGGCTCACCGAGGTGATCGACAACGGCGAGCCCCGGGTGCTGGTGCTGACGGCGGAGGCCGGCATCGGCAAGTCCCGGTTCGCCGCCGAGGTCGAGCGGTACGCGGCCGGCTACGACGTCGGCACCGGCCGGTACGCCGCCCCGACCGGTGCCCGGGTGCTGTCGGTGCGGTGCGCGGCGTTCGGCGAGCGGCGGCGGCTGGCACCACTGGCGGACCTGGTGCGGATCGCGGCCGGGTTGCCCCGGGACGGATCCACCGCCGTCACCCGGGCCGTCGTCGAGGAGCGGCTGCGCCGGCTCGGCCACCGGCTGACCCGGCTGTCACCGCAGCCGCCGACGATCGCGGTCGACCTGCTGCTGAACCTGCTCGGGTACGCCGACCCGCCGACCGCCCACCCGTCGTCGGGGCCGGCGGACCTCACCGCCGACGCCCCGGTGCTCGACGCGGAGGCCATCCCCGGCGCGGTCGCCGACCTGCTCAGTGCCCTGGCCCGGGAGACGCCGCTGCTGGTCGTCGTCGACGACCTGCACGACGCCCTGCCGGAGACGGTCGAGGCGCTCGGCGAGACCCTGTCGCGACTCACCGGCCCGGTGCTGGTGCTGCTGCTGGGCCGCCCCGAACTGGTCCGGACCACCGCTGGCGCGTTGAACCGGGTCGCCGACGCCGAGGTGCACGCGTTGCCGCCGCTGCGCGGGGCCGACGCGGCCCGGCTGCTCACTTCGTACCTGGGCGGTGGCCGGTTGCCGCAGCCGGACGTGGACCGGCTGCTGGCCACCGCCCAGGGCAACCCGTTCTATCTGGCGGAGCTGGTCACCCTGCTGATCGAGCGCGGGGCGCTGACCCGGACCGGCCCGGTGCCCGGCGACGGGGCCGCCGACGACGTGGACTGGCGGCTGGTGCCGGGTTCGCTGAGCAGCCGGCTGCTCTCCCGGGACCTGGCGGCGGTGCTGGCCGCCCGGATCGACGCGCTGCCGGCCGACGCGCGGTCGGTGCTGCGGGACGCGTCGGTGGTCGGTGACGTCGTGCCGGAGGGCACCCTGGAGGCGCTGCGGGACCGGCGCGACGGCCGCCCGGCGGCGGTGGTCGCCGTGGAGCTGGCTCGCGCCGTCGAGGAGCTGCTGCAGCGCCGAATGCTGCGGCGGACCCGGACCGGGTACGCCTTCCCGACCCCGCTGATGCGGGAGGCGGCGTACGCCGGTATCGGCAAGGCCGACCTGGCCGAGCGGCACGCCTGCCTGGCCCGGTGGGCCGACACCGTGGAGAGCCTGGCCCTGCGGGACGCCTTCATCGCCGAGCACGCCGAGCGGGCGGTCGGGCTCGCCGAGGCGGTGGGTCTGCGACCGGACTCGCCGGCCCGTACGGTGGCGGCGATCGGGGTGGCCGCGCTGGGCCGGGCCGCCCGCAAGGCGATCGCCGGTGGCGAGCCGCAGCTGGCCGTCGAGTATGCCGAGCGGGCGACCGCGCTGGGCGGCGAGTCGGTGCCCAAGGTCGACCGGCTGGTGTACGCGCGGGCGCTGCTGCAGACCGGCCGGCCGGCCGACGCCCTGGCGGACGCGGAGAAGGTCTTCGCCAACGCGGCCGACGACGCGACCGCCCGTACCGGTGCCCTGCTGGTGGCCGGGCGGGCCCACCGGGCGCTGGGTGACGCGACCCGGGCGACGGCGACCTGGCGGGAGGCGTTGCAGGTGGCCACCGAGGTGGGGCTGCCCGCCGAGCGGGCCGAGGCGATGCGCCGGCTCGGCATGGCCGACTTCCTGGCCGGCCGGCTCAGCCGGGCGAGCAGCCGGTTCGCCGCCGCGTACCAGGTCAACCTGGCCGCCGGCGACCTGCGCGGACAGGCGTGGTCGCTGCAGAGCCTGGCCTGGGTGACCACGACCCGGGGTGACTTCGCCGGAGCCGATGCGGTGCTGGGCCGGGCGGCGCGGCTCTTCGCCGAGCTCGACGATCCGGTCGGTCGGGCGTGGCTGCGCGGGACCACCGCGTTCGCCCGGTTGCTCTCCGGCCGGTTGGCCGACGCCCGGCGGCTGGCCCAGGTGTTCCTGCCGTTCGGCGAGCGGGTGGGGGAGGCGTGGGCGGTCGGCACGTTGCGGGCGGTCGAGGCGTTCGCCGCGGCTGAGCTGGGTGAGCTGGCCGAGGCCGACCAGTCGGCCCGTCGGGCGTACCGCGATTTCGACAGCGCGGCCGACGACTGGGGCCGGGGCTTCGCGCTGCTGGCCCGTGGCGCGGTCGCCCGTGGGCTGGGTGAGCGGGACCACGCCAGTGACCTGTTGTCCGACGCGTTGGCGCAGGGCGAACGGATCGACCATCCGCTGCTGATCGCGATGGCCGGCACGTTGTGCGGGTTCGTCGCGCTGGAGCGTGGTGAGATCGACGAGGCGCAGCGGCTGGCCCAGTCGGTGCTGACCTCGGTGGAGCCGCACAATCCGTTGGCGGCGGTCCAGGTGGCGCCCCGGGTGCTGCTCGCCTCGGCGCGGCTGGCGGCGGGGGACGCGGCGACCGCCGTGGGCCTGCTGGCACCGATCGCGACCGCCGCCGGCAGCCCGGCGGTGCTGTTCTCCCGGCGGCAGGCGCTGGCCCGGTACGCCTCCGCGCTGCTCGCCGACGGGCAGCCGGAGCCGGCGTTGCACTGGGCGCGTCGGGCGCTGCACGCCGCCGCCGAGGACGTCCGGAGCCGGGTGATCGCGCTCGGCGTCCTGGCCACCGCGTTGGCGGCCACCGGCGACGGTACGGCGGCCCGGCTGGCCGCCGATCAGGCGGTGACCCTCGCCTACGCGACCGAGCAGGTCAGCGAACGGGCCACCGCCGAGCAGATCCGGTCGGCAGTGGACGGTACGCCCGGTGCCGAGCGGTCACCGGACCCGACGATGTGGGTCGGACCGAGCGGTAGCTAG
- a CDS encoding serine/threonine-protein kinase, producing the protein MVPGLSDLSVFARGGFATVYRAVQESVGREVAVKVENRPLDNEREQRRFMREARAAGRMSSHPHVVDLFDVGVTSDMHPYLIMEMCDGSYGDRMKTSPLDAFEARDVGVKIADALADAHHLGVLHRDVKPANILYSRFNEPALADFGLAVLVEARDASVTLEVLTPAYAAPESFHHRPPSPAADVYALCASLYAIMRGRPPRWEDDRSPSLVMLLELFDRPLPELPGVPPALTDVLRQGMANDPAARPSAVALRDMLAAVPLGPHWSPAAPHRPPFSIAPVSGGPSTGATVSGGRASVPAQPSAQPSEQTSWTVPIPQPPGVVRSPGANGVVGPPGANGAVAGAAGPPARPGAVTAHPRLRMLAGGLGVLVLLAMTSVGTWMVAKGSLPGGFDRPSAATPQERTPRPAGVTGPAGAVLPNCELSTRPGLRCPDDLECFEGELTGGQQQLAVVACTGRHTWETFAVGELPAHLSGADHATIEADPTVRAGCSAEVFRLVTLRMDVSDWRFAVLAPGEVALAGGEHSYRCLAGKGPNGLFGPALAAR; encoded by the coding sequence ATGGTGCCTGGACTGTCGGATTTGTCAGTCTTTGCCAGGGGCGGATTCGCCACCGTGTACCGCGCCGTCCAGGAGTCGGTCGGCCGCGAGGTCGCCGTCAAGGTCGAGAACCGCCCCCTGGACAACGAACGGGAGCAGCGCCGCTTCATGCGGGAGGCGCGGGCCGCCGGGCGGATGTCCTCGCACCCCCACGTCGTCGACCTGTTCGACGTCGGGGTCACCTCCGACATGCACCCGTACCTGATCATGGAGATGTGCGACGGCTCGTACGGCGACCGGATGAAGACCTCGCCGCTGGACGCCTTCGAGGCCCGCGACGTCGGGGTGAAGATCGCCGACGCTCTCGCCGACGCCCACCACCTCGGCGTGCTGCACCGCGACGTCAAACCGGCCAACATCCTCTACTCCCGCTTCAACGAACCTGCGCTGGCCGACTTCGGCCTCGCCGTACTGGTCGAGGCGCGCGACGCGTCGGTCACCCTCGAGGTGCTGACCCCCGCGTACGCCGCGCCCGAGTCGTTCCACCACCGCCCACCATCGCCCGCCGCCGACGTCTACGCCCTCTGCGCCAGCCTGTACGCCATCATGCGTGGTCGGCCGCCACGTTGGGAGGACGATCGTAGTCCCAGCCTGGTGATGCTGCTCGAACTGTTCGACCGGCCCCTGCCGGAGCTGCCCGGCGTCCCCCCGGCGCTCACCGACGTGCTGCGCCAGGGGATGGCCAACGACCCGGCGGCGCGACCCTCGGCGGTCGCGCTGCGCGACATGCTGGCCGCCGTACCGCTCGGCCCGCACTGGAGCCCGGCGGCGCCGCACCGGCCGCCGTTCTCGATCGCCCCGGTCTCGGGCGGGCCGTCGACCGGCGCCACGGTGAGTGGCGGTCGCGCGTCGGTGCCGGCGCAACCGTCGGCGCAGCCGAGTGAGCAGACCAGCTGGACCGTGCCGATTCCACAGCCGCCCGGTGTGGTCCGTTCGCCCGGTGCGAACGGTGTGGTCGGCCCGCCCGGTGCGAACGGCGCGGTCGCTGGTGCGGCCGGCCCGCCGGCCCGGCCCGGTGCCGTGACCGCACATCCCCGGCTGCGCATGCTGGCCGGCGGGCTCGGGGTACTGGTGCTGCTCGCGATGACGAGCGTGGGCACCTGGATGGTCGCGAAGGGCAGTCTGCCCGGTGGGTTCGACCGGCCGTCGGCGGCCACGCCGCAGGAGCGCACCCCCCGCCCGGCCGGCGTCACCGGACCGGCCGGCGCCGTACTGCCCAACTGCGAGCTGTCCACCCGTCCCGGCCTGCGCTGCCCGGACGACCTGGAGTGCTTCGAGGGCGAGCTGACCGGCGGGCAGCAGCAGCTCGCCGTCGTCGCCTGCACCGGCCGACACACCTGGGAGACCTTCGCCGTCGGCGAGCTGCCGGCCCACCTGTCCGGCGCCGACCACGCCACCATCGAGGCGGATCCGACCGTACGGGCGGGGTGCAGCGCGGAGGTGTTCCGGCTCGTCACCCTGCGGATGGACGTCAGCGACTGGCGGTTCGCGGTGCTCGCCCCGGGCGAGGTGGCGCTGGCCGGCGGCGAGCACAGCTACCGCTGCCTGGCCGGCAAGGGGCCGAACGGGCTGTTCGGCCCGGCCCTGGCCGCCCGCTGA